actccccaggttccccaggttccccaggttccccaggttccccagactccccaggttccccaggttccccaggttccccagactccccgggttccccagactccccaggttccccagactccacagtctccccgggttccccagactccccagactccccagtctccccgggttccccagactccccgggttccccagactccccaggttccccagactccccagtctCCCCGGGTTTCCCAGACTCACCggattccccagactccccaggttccccagactccacagcctccccgggttccccagactccccaggttccccagactccacaGTCTTCCCGGGTTACCCAGACTCCCCAGTCTCTCCGGGATCCCCAgactccccgggttccccagactccccaggttccccagactccacagtctccccaggttacccagactccccaagctccccaggCACCCAGACTCCCTGGGTTACCCAGACTCCCCAGTCTCCCCGGGTTACCCAgactccccgggttccccagactccccaggttccccagactccacagtctccccgggttccccaggctccccagtctcctcaggttccccagactccccagtctccccgggttccccagactccccaggttccccaggttccccaggctccccagactccccagactccccaggctccccagactccccaggctccccagtctccccaggttccccagactccccaggttccccaggctccccagactccccaggctccccagactccccaggttccccagactccccaggttccccaggttccccagactccccaggttccccaggttccccaggctccccagactccccaggctccccagactccccaggttccccagactccccaggctccccagactccccaggttccccagactccccaggttccacaggttccccagactctccaggctccccagactccccaggctccccaggctccccgggtttcccagactccccaggttccccagactccccaggttccccaggttccccaggctccccagactccccgggttccccagactccccaggttccctagactccccaggtttcccaggctccccggactccccaggttccccaggttccccagactccccaggttccccagactccccaggttccccagactccctgagttccccagactccccaggttccctagACTCCCCAGGtttcccagactccccaggtttcccaggctccccaggtttcccaggctccccggactccccaggttccccaggttccccagactccccaggctccccagattccccagactccccaggttccctagACTCCCTAGGTTCCCCCAgggtccccagactccccaggttccccagacttccCGGGTTCCCCAgggtccccagactccccaggttccccagactccccaggttccccaggttccccaggttccccaggttccccagactccccaggttccccaggttccccaggttccccagactccccgggttccccagactccccaggttccccagactccacagtctccccgggttccccagactccccagactccccagtctccccgggttccccagactccccgggttccccagactccccaggttccccagactccccagtctCCCCGGGTTTCCCAGACTCACCggattccccagactccccaggttccccagactccacagcctccccgggttccccagactccccaggttccccagactccacaGTCTTCCCGGGTTACCCAGACTCCCCAGTCTCCCCGGGATCCCCAgactccccgggttccccagactccccaggttccccagactccacagtctccccaggttacccagactccccaagctccccaggCACCCAGACTCCCTGGGTTACCCAGACTCCCCAGtctccccgggttccccagactccccgggttccccagactccccaggttccccagactccacagtctccccgggttccccagactccaCAGGCTCCCCAGTCTcctcaggttccccagactccccagtctccccgggttccccagactccccacgctccccaggctccccagactccccagactccccacgctccccaggctccccagactccctggGTTACCCAGACTCCCCAGTCTCCCCGGGTTACCCAgactccccgggttccccagactccccaggttccccagactccacagtctccccgggttccccaggctccccagtctcctcaggttccccagactccccagtctccccgggttccccagactccccaggttccccaggttccccaggctccccagactccccagactccccaggctccccagactccccaggctccccagtctccccaggttccccagactccccaggttccccaggctccccagactccccaggctccccagactccccaggttccccagactccccaggttccccaggttccccagactccccaggttccccaggttccccaggctccccagactccccaggctccccagactccccaggttccccagactccccaggctccccagactccccaggttccccagactccccaggttccacaggttccccagactctccaggctccccagactccccaggctccccaggctccccgggtttcccagactccccaggttccccagactccccaggttccccaggttccccaggctccccagactccccgggttccccagactccccaggttccctagactccccaggtttcccaggctccccggactccccaggttccccaggttccccagactccccaggttccccagactccccaggttccccagactccctgaGTTcctcagactccccaggttccctagACTCCCCAGGtttcccagactccccaggtttcccaggctccccaggtttcccaggctccccggactccccaggttccccaggttccccagactccccaggctccccagattccccagactccccaggttccctagACTCCCTAGGTTCCCCCAgggtccccagactccccaggttccccagacttccCGGGTTCCCCAgggtccccagactccccaggttccccagactccccaggttccccaggttccccaggttccccaggttccccagactccccaggttccccaggttccccaggttccccagactccccaggttccccagactccccaggttccccagactccccgggttccccagggtccccaggttccccaggatccccagacTTCCCAGGTTCCCCAGGGTCCCCAGGTTCCCCGGGTTCCCCAgggtccccagactccccaggttccccaggctccccaggttccccgggttccccaggttccccaggttccccggGTTCCCCAGGGTCCCCAGACTcaccaggttccccaggctccccaggttcccctgactccccagactccccagactccccaggttccccagacaccccagactccccatgttccccaggttccccaggttccccagactccccaggttccccagactccccaggttccccaggctccccaggttccccaggatccccagacTTCCCAGGTTCCCCAgggtccccaggttccccagactccccaggttccccagactccacaGTCTCCCCGGGTTACCcagactccccaagctccccaggCACCCCAGACTCCCTGGGTTACCCAGACTCCCCAGtctccccgggttccccagactccccgggttccccagactccccaggttccccagactccacagtctccccgggttccccagactccccagactccccagtctccccgggttccccagactccccgggttccccagactccccaggttccccagactccccagtctCCCCGGGTTTCCCAGACTCACCggattccccagactccccaggttccccagactccacagcctccccgggttccccagactccccaggttccccagactccacaGTCTTCCCGGGTTACCCAGACTCCCCAGTCTCCCCGGGATCCCCAgactccccgggttccccagactccccaggttccccagactccacagtctccccaggttacccagactccccaagctccccaggCACCCAGACTCCCTGGGTTACCCAGACTCCCCAGtctccccgggttccccagactccccgggttccccagactccccaggttccccagactccacagtctccccgggttccccagactccaCAGGCTCCCCAGTCTcctcaggttccccagactccccagtctccccgggttccccagactccccacgctccccaggctccccagactccccagactccccacgctccccaggctccccagactccctggGTTACCCAGACTCCCCAGTCTCCCCGGGTTACCCAgactccccgggttccccagactccccaggttccccagactccacagtctccccgggttccccaggctccccagtctcctcaggttccccagactccccagtctccccgggttccccagactccccaggttccccaggttccccaggctccccagactccccagactccccaggctccccagactccccaggctccccagtctccccaggttccccagactccccaggttccccaggctccccagactccccaggctccccagactccccaggttccccagactccccaggttccccaggttccccagactccccaggttccccaggttccccaggctccccagactccccaggctccccagactccccaggttccccagactccccaggctccccagactccccaggttccccagactccccaggttccacaggttccccagactctccaggctccccagactccccaggctccccaggctccccgggtttcccagactccccaggttccccagactccccaggttccccaggttccccaggctccccagactccccgggttccccagactccccaggttccctagactccccaggtttcccaggctccccggactccccaggttccccaggttccccagactccccaggttccccagactccccaggttccccagactccctgagttccccagactccccaggttccctagACTCCCCAGGtttcccagactccccaggtttcccaggctccccaggtttcccaggctccccggactccccaggttccccaggttccccagactccccaggctccccagattccccagactccccaggttccctagACTCCCTAGGTTCCCCCAgggtccccagactccccaggttccccagacttccCGGGTTCCCCAgggtccccagactccccaggttccccagactccccaggttccccaggttccccaggttccccaggttccccagactccccaggttccccaggttccccaggttccccagactccccaggttccccagactccccaggttccccagactccccgggttccccagggtccccaggttccccaggatccccagacTTCCCAGGTTCCCCAGGGTCCCCAGGTTCCCCGGGTTCCCCAgggtccccagactccccaggttccccaggctccccaggttccccgggttccccaggttccccaggttccccggGTTCCCCAGGGTCCCCAGACTcaccaggttccccaggctccccaggttcccctgactccccagactccccagactccccaggttccccagacaccccagactccccatgttccccaggttccccaggttccccagactccccaggttccccagactccccaggttccccaggctccccaggttccccaggatccccagacTTCCCAGGTTCCCCAGGGTCCCAAGACTCCCCAGGGTCCCCAGACTCCCCGGGTTCCCCAgggtccccaggttccccaggatccccagacTTCCCAGGTTCCCCAGGGTCCCCAGGTTCCCCGGGTTCCCCAgggtccccagactccccaggttccccaggctccccaggttcccctgactccccagactccccagactccccaggttccccagactccccagactccccaggttccccagacaccccagactccccaggttccccagactccccaggttccccagacaccccagactccccaggttccccagactccccaggttccccaggctccccaggttccccagactccccaggttccccagactccactggttccccaggctccccaggttccccagactccccaggttccccagactccactggttccccagactccccaggttccctagACTCCCTAGGTTCCCCCAgggtccccagactccccaggttccccaggttccccagactccccaggttccccagactccccaggttccccagactccccagactccccaggttccccagacaccccagactccccaggttccccagactccccaggttccccagacaccccagactccccaggttccccagactccccaggttccccaggctccccaggttccccagactccactggttccccagactccccaggttccccaggctctcCAGCCTATGCAGGCTGTATCTGTAGGTGAGGAGACAAGAGCCTCTCCTCTGCTAGCGCAAATGCTCTTGTCCACCAAGGACcgtgaggaggtggaggaagagcctGCAGCAGGTTCTTCAAATGTCCCTGCGGCCACGTCCTCATCCACCGAGGAAGCAGCGGGGCCAAgctccttgcagcagggcaccctgaGTGGTTCAATGCCCGTGCCAACCCCGCGAAGGTTGGTTCAGCGAGGTCGGATTGCTCCAAGACCGGCAGATGTCAACCTGGACGTCGTGAATCTGTCCAGGACGAGCGTTGACTttggttgagagctcctccaggcaacggGCGGGTTAACTGGGCATGTTGCCGCTCTGACCGCGATAGTCTTGGAGGAGATGTCGCGGATGGTTGCGGTAATGGAGAGAATAGCCGAGTCCATGGATGCCAAGTGGCAGGCTGTGgtctcgggatacggcactgcaccccaaggcacTGTCGACACATGCAAGTCAGGAGGATGCAgctgcttctgactcggaggatgTTTCTTTGCAAAGGTCCTCTCCAGCTTCCCCAGCCCCATCTTTGACTCTGCCACCGTCAGCCCCCACTCaagctcgaggtgccctgctacaaggcgGCTTGGTGTGGGTACAAGTGGGGTTCAGACCGGGGGGGGTAAAGGCAAGGCGAGGCTTGGCCACAagtaggggaggtgggggggaatgtATTTTTTTGTATTCTTGTTATTAATACATTTGTTgactgttgcggggggggggggggggggggtgtgggtgggtctttcttatatttataattgtttttgaaagtttgttgttGTTATACCATGATATATTATGCTGTTGTTAATGTTGTTATTGTTATTTTAAACATTtgcactgttggggtgggggtggggggatagaTGAGTGTTTATTGTTAAAGAAAAAATCTTTAGAACTTTTGTGATCattaaattttttaaatttaaattaacATTGTTGTGCAATGTCTTCCAATAACAGGAAGGTTAATCATCAATAAAAAGTTTGCAAACACTGTCATGGCCAGGCAAGAATGAAACGTAACGTAacataactgtaactgtcaccaatataacttcacgcaaagcattcatttatgagctgtggACACAACAGTCtttcagctgcgtaactaccatggggcttttcctgtggtctagggtggggtgtgggcatggtttcaacgccagcctgattgtcctccccgaggtcctcgtccacctcctcgtcctcctcttccgcctcccctctctcctgaggtggaccggtggtcccatctggcaattcttgtcccctcctgatagctaaattatgcaacatgcagcacaccacaatgaactgagcgacctgctcagggtggtattgtaagtcatCTCCTGAGTACTCCAGGCATCTgatgcgctgcttaagcactccaattgtcttttcgacgatattgcatgtggctatatggctttcattacacagggggggggggtcatgagccagctggcaaggccatattctttatcctccagcatccaaccgtgaccttgtggctgattcttgtgacaggtcagagacagtgccctcacgcaagatgtgcgcatcatggatgctccctggaaattttgcatttactgccattattatttgcttgtggtgaacaacgagttgcacattcagggagtggaatccctttcggttccggaaTACCTCTGCATCCtggaaaggtgctcgcagggcgatgtgcgtacagtctattgctccatgcaccttggggaagtttgctattctcgagaaacccagagccctctcagtctgtgcctccctggtcatagggaagtttataaagtccatcctgcgagcgtaaagggcttcagtcacctgtcaaatgcagcaatgtgtggcatgctgagagataccgcaaatgtcgccagctgaggcctgaaattgCCTgaagcgtagaaggaaagtgccacagtcaccttaacctcaatgggcagtgcggtcctgatggtgctgttaggctgcagatctcccttaattagctggcatatctcactggtgacctccttttggaagcgcagccttctaacgcaggtgttatcggacaagtccaggtatgatcgcttatccctgtaagtgcattGGGCGTAAAGTCTcctcctcctctgcaacctctttgattgggcacataatgctcttccataaaccttctcccatctctggtctgcagcatgtgagtagtcatcaatactggctgagaaattacagaccccattactataaatgccctatttATATATCTTGAAAATTATTAAATTGTTCTCTAAAAACgcaatagaaactcaaaattcaccacaacgTGATTAGATGGTTGTTAAGAGATTTTAAAATGACCTTAGaagcactcacgaattacttcaaagctcccatgaacttgaagcagccttttgtgaaaagtcctccgaattacaaaatggcaCCCAGACCACCGAGTTaagggtcaggtgagtgcagcttttcttcagcgtctttttgggcgagcgatcatttgggcggtatatgggcgagatgccaaaagttacgccggcgataaatgggtgataattgggcattagtttccatttttaatcaaatatggaTGTTAAACTCAATTTCAGTGGgtaaatgggcagtaactgggtggtaactgggcagtaactgggcggtaactgggcggtaactgggcggtaactgggcagtaactgggcggtaactgggcagtaactgggcggtaactgggcagtaactgggcggtaactgggcggaaACTGGGCGGAAACTGGGCGgaaactgggcggtaactgggcggtaactgggcggtaactgggcggtaaatgggcaatTCCGATGGAAAGTCGAGCCcctttgtaaatatagaaacataggaacttacagcgcagaaggaggacatttcgacccattgtgtccgcgctggctgacaaagagctgcacggtcctcggtcagcagccctgaaggttacatataaacctatgaacaatggtggaaaggcaaagggcacccagcccaaccagtccgccccacgcaACCGCGACACCCCctacaccaaaacattctacactccaccccacccggagtcatgtgatctcctgtgtgtagaaatgtttcctagttTCACttctgaaaagtctggctctaagtttgtagactataccccctagtcctGGACTCCCGAACCAGCAGACatagtttctctccacagatgctgcctgacctgctgagtatttccagcatttatatTTCAGcaatagtttccctctatctactctatctgttccccttattatcttgaaaacGGGGATCAAAtcgtcccttaaccttctaaattgtaGGGAATGCGACCCTAATTTGTGTACTCTCTCTTCGTTAcacaacccttggagtccgggtctcATTCTGAGAGGGAGAAACCGGAAGCCCATCACCCTGGGCTGCTTTTCTTGGCATCCCACAATCCGGCAGATTCCACGTTCCCCAAAAATGTCAGAGCAGGTCGTCACTGGCTGCCAATCAGGGGTGGGAACACTGGCAAATTTTTATTCCTCTTTTAGCTGGGAAGACAGACAcaggcagacttgcatttatatagcgcctttcacgaccaccagacgtctcaaagcgctttacagccaatgaagtacttttggagtgtagtcactgttgtaatgtaggaaacgcggcagccaatttgcgcacagcaagctcccacacacagcaatgtgatcatgaccagataacttgtttttgttacgttgattgagggataaatattgaccaggtgtaagatttctaaatctctggcattaaattgacagcaagactgattcttttaaaacaatttggaatagtttattaaacacacacacatgctcaatctatcagcagtcatcagctatcctacagatcgacttagttacaacagatacaataatgttacaataatgatttataaaaaggtataaaagTTATACGTCACTTCCTTCTGGCAAATCACACAGGCTGCTTCTTGGTCTGtggaggaaggtcctgcttttACCACGTGCTTAAGAAAAAAGAGACGCAGCAATCTTTGCTCGGGTTATTAtaccccttaagtccattgtttctcagaaagcctcaggattggatcttggttccagggccgtttctgattggtttctcctcatacatgtgtctgtctggaaggCCCATGCCATTCCTTGATTGGGTTAATGGCTTTTCAATTAACACCTTTTCAAGTttagtgagtttcaaagccatgcttccttggaatgttggccttcatggcgagaggaatggagtacaaaagcagggaggtcctgctgcaactgtacagagtattggtgaggccgcacctggagtactgcgtgcagttttggtcaccttacttaaggaaggatatactagctttggaggggatacggagacgattcactaggctgattccagagatgagggggttaccttatgatgatagattgagtagactgggtctttactcgttggagttcagaaggatgaggggtgatcttatagaaacatttaaaataatgaaagggatagacaagatagaggcagagaggttgtttccactggtcggggagactggaactagggggcacagcctcaaaatatgggggagccaatttaaaaccgagttgagaaggaatttcttctcccagagggttgtgaatctgtggaattctctgcccaaggaagcagttgaggctagctcattgaatgtattcaaatcacagatagatagatttttaaccaataagggaattaagggttatggggagcgggcgggtaagtggagctgagtccatggccagatcagccatgattttgttgaatggcggagcaggctcgaggggctatatggcctactcctgttcctaattcttatgttcttatgttctttgttccttgagctctgcccagccagagagCACATggacttggggaaggtatccattttgttcctttcaaaa
This DNA window, taken from Pristiophorus japonicus isolate sPriJap1 chromosome 20, sPriJap1.hap1, whole genome shotgun sequence, encodes the following:
- the LOC139233084 gene encoding collagen alpha-1(XXV) chain-like, encoding MGLGKLERTFAKKHPPSQKQLHPPDLHVSTVPWGAVPYPETTACHLASMDSAILSITATIRDISSKTIASGDPGEPGDPGEPGESGDPGESWDPGEPGKSGDPGEPGEPGEPGEPGEPGEPGEPGESGDPGEPGEPGDPGEPGKSGDPGEPGDPGEPGESGEPGESGEPGESGEPGEPGEPGEPGESGDPGEPGEPGDPGEPGKSGDPGEPGDPGEPGESPGESGEPGEPGEPGESGEPGESGKPGEPGEPGESGEPGEEPGESGEPGETGEPGESGEP